In a single window of the Cygnus olor isolate bCygOlo1 chromosome 5, bCygOlo1.pri.v2, whole genome shotgun sequence genome:
- the ATG2B gene encoding autophagy-related protein 2 homolog B isoform X4: protein MVFRPRPRLASGSEPMYWSSFMTSSMQLAKECLSQKLTDEQGEGSQPFEGLEKFAETIETVLRRVKVTFLDTVLRVEHVPENSKSGTALEIRIERTMYCDETADECSGINVHQPTAFAHKLLQLSGVSFFWDEFPASTKSSPVCSATQLATEPKLSPSWNPKITYEPHPQLTRNLPEITPSDPVQISKLIGRMELSLTLKQNEVLPGAKLDVDGQVDSVHLFLSPRQVHLLLDMVAAIAGPESLSRIELSNKDRKNRPMKQEDEYRIQMELKRYLRKESLSAGASSEQSFYETETARTPSSREEEVFFSMADMDMSHSLSSLPPLGDPPTMDLDLSLTSTYTTTPAGSPLSTTVLQPTWGDFLDRNRQELQPPRGSSLTANVVHQTSLRRTSIPSRSVSVDESRPELLFRLAVGTFSVSVLHIDPLPPPESSLNHNPLTPMARDFFARIEKIEPVKFATEDFLSFREVFAEACSHDHLRFIGTGIKVSYEQRQRSASRSFSTDLSIGDMEFLECLFSTDSHSIQPHYTELLTFHSEEEDTHALPCLQLHYKHSDNRGPQGSQGRLSSVPQKAELQIKLSPVFCELDISIVDRLNSLLQPQKLTTVEMMASHMYTSYNKHINLHKAFTEVFLDDSHTPANCRVSVQVTAPALNLSVRFPIPDLRSDQERGPWFKKSLQKEILHLEFTDMEFKTEFIGGSTPEQVKLELTFKELTGSFEEDKAQAPIKFFQVSGGVDGDMTSSDNFDWPRIVLKINPLAVHSILERIAAEEEEGDGNFQEEEEGGPHSLKDVCDIRRPEPSPFSSRRVMFENEEMVMPGDIVEMTEFQDKTINNSHYVLELMLPNIHLTLPNKSFYEKLYNRISNDLLLWEPTAPSPVETFENLSYGVGLSVASQLINTFSKDSFSQFKSAVHYDDESGSEEETLQYYSAVDPNYRSRRRKKLDSQNKNSQSFLSVLLNVTHGLVSIFTDVKQDDGNILEGKYGEFWFEFNSGSLFSVTKYEGFEDRHYVCLHSGSLNLYHQGMVDGVVPSSEVRLPSTIRPHWLEPTICFSEEDGLSRTTSDGVGVDCPNMLTVAVKIQSDKIESNTKEFLVAVGLRGATLQHRVLPSGLSWHEQILYFLNISDEPVLGYNPPATVTTFHVHLWSCALDYRPLFLPVRSLLTVETFSISSSVAVDKSSSTLRIILDEAALHLSDKCNTVMVNLHRDYVRVMDMGLLELTITTVKSDSEEERTKPRFELHCSSDVIHIRTCSDSCAALMNLIQYIASYGDLHPPTKTEIKCGVSKPKMKVESFSQPSSHGPALAESEQQILRDLMSDAMEEIETHQTASAMKPESNGVLDDRSQTQEPSCSDLFLFPDESGNASQDSSPTYASFTHHLINEAVGDVPAESDDFCILFAPKVAVADKEEEPVIKKMVDDAIIIRENHFSQPIKKTDTSKAPLHFPVPLVRYVVKEISLIWHLYGGRDFGTAPPTSPAKSFISPHSSPSHTPTRHGRSTACGGRGRNPDFLMEIQLSKVKFQHEVYPPGGAEGESSLLEQPVSRQVFIVQDLEIRDRLATSQMNKFLYLYCSKEMPRKAHSNMLTVKALHVRPESGRSPQECCLRVSLMPLRLNIDQDALFFLKDFFTSLSTEVELLVTPDPEVKKSPGAEVTCSLPRHVSSLKDPSPVISFSSHKQTTENGTFDPMDVVNGDDHHFSQEATSYSDQPVFFREFRFTSEVPIRLDYHGKHVSMDQGTLAGILIGLAQLNCSELKLKRLCYRHGLLGVDKLFSYAISEWLNDIKKNQLPGILGGVGPMHSLVQLVQGLKDLVWLPIEQYRKDGRIVRGFQRGAASFGTSTAMAALELTNRMVQTIQAAAETAYDMVSPGPTFIETKKIKRFPRHRLAHQPVDLREGVAKAYSVVKEGITDTAQTIYETAAREHENRGVTGAVGGVLRQIPPTVVKPFIVATEATSNVLGGMRNQIRPDVRQEESQKWRLGED from the exons AACTATGTACTGTGATGAAACTGCTGATGAGTGCTCTGGAATTAATGTACATCAGCCCACAGCTTTTGCTCACAAGTTACTTCAGCTCTCAGGTGTCTCTTTCTTCTGGGATGAGTTTCCCGCATCAACAAAGTCCTCCCCAGTGTGTTCAGCTACACAgctg GCAACTGAGCCAAAGCTTTCACCTAGCTGGAACCCAAAAATCACTTATGAGCCACATCCGCAATTAACAAGAAACTTGCCAGAAATTACTCCTTCTGACCCTGTACAGATCAGTAAGCTGATTGGTAGAATGGAGCTGAGCCTaacattaaagcaaaatgaagtaCTTCCTGGAGCTAAG TTGGATGTGGATGGACAGGTAGACTCTGTACATCTGTTTCTGTCACCAAGGCAGGTGCATCTTCTGTTGGACATGGTAGCAGCTATTGCAGGACCAG AGAGCCTAAGCAGGATAGAATTGTCAAATAAAGATAGGAAGAACCGACCGATGAAGCAGGAGGATGAGTATCGAATTCAGATGGAGTTGAAACgttatttaagaaaagagtCTTTATCTGCAGGAGCCTCATCTGAACAAAGCTTCTATGAAACAGAGACTGCCAGAACGCCTTCTAGTCGTG AAGAAGAAGTTTTTTTCTCGATGGCTGACATGGACATGTCTCAcagcctttcctcccttccaccTCTTGGAGACCCTCCTACTATGGATCTAGACTTGTCTTTAACTAGTACGTACACAACTACACCAGCAGGATCTCCACTGAGCACTACAGTG cttcaaCCAACTTGGGGTGATTTTCTTGACCGTAACAGACAAGAGCTACAACCTCCTAGAGGTTCTTCGCTTACAGCCAATGTGGTTCACCAGACTTCCTTAAGAAGGACAT CTATTCCATCCAGATCTGTTTCTGTGGATGAATCCAGACCTGAGCTTCTTTTTAGACTGGCAGTGGGAACTTTCTCAGTGTCTGTACTTCATATTGACCCTTTACCCCCACCTGAAAGTTCACTGAACCATAACCCATTGACACCAATGGCTCGGGATTTCTTTGCCCGAATAGAAAAGATTGAGCCAGTTAAGTTTGCAACAGAAGATTTTCTATCCTTCCGAGAAGTGTTTGCAGAAGCTTGTTCTCATGATCACCTTAG ATTTATAGGTACTGGCATCAAAGTGTCTTATGAACAGAGACAAAGGTCTGCCTCTCGAAGTTTTAGTACTGATTTATCCATTGGGGATATGGAGTTCCTGGAATGCCTTTTCTCTACTGACTCTCATTCCATTCAGCCTCACTATACAGag CTGCTGACATTTCATTCTGAAGAAGAAGACACTCATGCTCTGCCATGTCTTCAGCTTCATTATAAGCATTCAGATAATAGAGGACCTCAG ggTAGTCAAGGGAGACTCAGTTCTGttccacagaaagcagaattacaAATAAAGTTAAGTCCAGTGTTTTGTGAGCTGGATATTAGTATTGTAGATAGATTAAATTCTTTACTTCAACCACAGAAACTAACTACAGTGGAGATGATGGCATCTCATATGTACACTTCTTACAACAAGCACATAAATCTG CATAAAGCATTTACTGAAGTTTTTCTGGATGATTCACATACTCCTGCAAACTGTAGAGTTTCAGTTCAAGTCACTGCCCCTGCATTAAATCTGTCTGTTCGCTTCCCAATACCTGACCTGCGGTCAGATCAGGAAAGAGGACCATGGTTTAAGAAATCACTTCAGAAGGAGATTCTTCATCTTGAATTTACAGATATggaatttaaaactgaatttataGGAGGGTCAACTCCAGAACAAGTTAAATTAGAACTTACATTCAAAGAGCTAACTG GTTCATTTGAAGAAGATAAAGCCCAAGCACCAATAAAATTTTTTCAAGTGTCTGGTGGCGTAGATGGAGATATGACATCATCAGATAACTTTGACTGGCCTCg GATTGTATTGAAAATAAACCCTTTGGCTGTGCACTCCATTCTGGAAAGGATAGCagctgaggaggaagaaggagatgGTAATTttcaagaggaagaagaaggagggCCTCATTCTTTGAAGGATGTCTGTGATATTAGAAGACCAGagccttctcctttttcttctcgTAGGGTcatgtttgaaaatgaagag atggtGATGCCAGGAGATATAGTTGAAATGACTGAATTTCAAGATAAAACGATTAACAATTCTCATTATGTACTGGAACTCATGTTACCAAACATTCACTTAACATTaccaaacaaaagcttttacGAAAAACTTTACAATAG GATCAGCAATGATTTACTGCTGTGGGAACCAACAGCTCCATCTCCTgtagaaacatttgaaaacctTTCTTATGGTGTTGGATTATCTGTGGCCAGCCAGCTCATCAATACTTTCAGTAAAGACAGCTTTAGTCAGTTTAAATCTGCAGTTCATTATG ATGATGAGAGTGGATCAGAGGAGGAAACACTACAATACTATTCTGCTGTTGATCCAAACTATCGTTCACGCAGAAGGAAAAAGCTTGACTCTCAGAACAAGAACTCACAAAGCTTTCTGTCTGTTCTGCTAAATGTGACACATGGATTAGTGTCAATATTCACAGATGTAAAG cAGGATGATGGAAATATACTGGAAGGAAAATATGGCGAATTCTGGTTTGAATTCAACAGCGGTTCACTTTTTAGTGTGACTAAATACGAAGGCTTTGAAGACAGACACTACGTTTGCCTCCATTCTGGCAGCCTCAATTTATATCATCAAG GTATGGTGGATGGGGTCGTCCCTTCATCCGAAGTACGACTGCCCAGCACGATACGTCCCCATTGGTTAGAACCTACTATTTGTTTTTCGGAAGAAGATGGTCTTAGTAGGACTACTTCAGATGGTGTGGGAGTGGACTGTCCAAATATGTTGACCGTTGCAGTCAAAATCCAATCAGATAAAATAGAGAGCAATacaaag GAATTTCTAGTTGCTGTTGGACTAAGAGGAGCCACCCTTCAGCACAGAGTGTTGCCTTCCGGCTTAAGCTGGCATGAACAG attttatattttttgaatatttctgatGAGCCTGTTTTGGGATATAATCCTCCAGCTACAGTTACAACTTTTCATGTACATCTGTGGAGTTGTGCTCTTGATTACAG GCCTTTATTTTTGCCGGTCAGATCACTACTTACTGTTGAAACTTTCAGCATTTCCAGCAGTGTTGCAGTAGATAAATCCTCTTCTACTCTCAG aatAATTTTAGATGAAGCTGCTTTGCATCTGTCTGACAAATGCAACACTGTTATGGTGAACCTCCATAGAG ATTATGTTCGTGTTATGGATATGGGATTGCTGGAACTAACTATTACAACAGTAAAATCTGATTCTGAGGAGGAAAGA ACTAAACCACGTTTTGAGCTGCATTGTTCCAGTGATGTAATCCATATTCGCACCTGCTCCGATTCATGTGCTGCACTAATGAATCTTATACAATACATTGCAAGTTATGGTGATCTACATCCTCCAACTAAGACAGAGATTAAATGCGGAGTTAGCAAGCCGAAAATGAAG GTAGAGAGTTTTAGCCAACCCTCTTCACATGGACCAGCCCTTGCTGAATCAGAGCAACAGATTTTACGGGATTTGATGAGTGATGCTATGGAGGAAATCGAGACTCATCAGACTGCATCTGCCATGAAGCCAGAGTCTAATG GTGTTTTGGATGACAGGTCTCAAACTCAGGAGCCATCTTGCTCAGATCTCTTCCTGTTTCCAGATGAAAGTGGAAATGCGTCACAAGATTCAAGCCCCACTTATGCTTCATTCACTCATCACCTGATAAATGAAGCTGTGGGAGATGTTCCTGCAGAAAGTGATGACTTCTGCATTCTTTTCGCCCCCAAAGTCGCTGTTGCT GACAAAGAAGAAGaaccagtaattaaaaaaatggttgaTGATGCAATTATTATAAGGGAAAATCATTTCAGCCAACctataaaaaaaacagatacaagCAAAGCTCCCCTTCATTTTCCCGTTCCTCTGGTACGCTATGTTGTGAAGGAAATCTCTCTTATTTGGCATCTTTATGGTGGAAGGGATTTTGGGACTGCACCACCAACATCTCCAGCTAAAAGTTTCAT AAGTCCCCATAGTTCTCCTTCTCATACACCAACAAGGCATGGAAGGAGTACAGCAtgtgggggaagaggaagaaacccAGATTTCCTAATGGAAATACAATTGAGCAAG GTGAAATTCCAGCATGAGGTATACCCTCCAGGTGGTGCAGAAGGTGAATCCAGTCTGTTGGAACAGCCAGTGTCACGTCAGGTTTTTATTGTTCAAGACCTGGAGATTAGAGACCGCTTAGCTACATCACAGATGAATAAATTTCTTTACCTCTACTGTAGTAAGGAGATGCCCAGAAAAGCACATTCAAACATG TTAACAGTTAAAGCATTGCATGTCCGTCCAGAGTCTGGCAGATCCCCACAGGAATGTTGTTTACGCGTTTCACTAATGCCACTTCGCCTCAACATTGACCAG GAtgccttgtttttcttgaaagacTTTTTCACTAGCCTGTCTACAGAAGTAGAACTCTTAGTTACTCCAGATCCTGAAG TTAAAAAGTCTCCTGGTGCTGAAGTTACATGTAGTTTGCCCAGGCATGTCAGCAGCCTTAAGGACCCAAGTCCagtcatttctttctcatcacACAagcaaacaactgaaaatggTACCTTTGATCCTATGGATGTGGTTAATGGAGATGATCATCATTTCTCACAAGAAGCGACGTCATACAGTGATCAGCCAGTATTTTTCAG AGAATTTCGTTTTACATCAGAAGTTCCAATACGGCTTGATTACCATGGCAAACATGTATCAATGGATCAG GGGACACTAGCTGGGATTCTTATTGGGCTTGCTCAATTAAACTGTTCAGAATTAAAGCTGAAGAGACTTTGTTACAGACATGG CTTATTAGGTGTGGATAAATTGTTCTCCTATGCAATCAGTGAATGGCTTAATGATATAAAGAAAAACCAGCTGCCAGGAATTTTGGGAGGAGTAGGGCCTATGCACTCGCTAGTGCAGTTAG TTCAAGGTCTGAAAGACTTGGTGTGGTTACCAATTGAACAGTACCGGAAGGATGGCCGTATTGTAAGAGGCTTTCAAAGAGGAGCAGCATCTTTTGGTACTTCAACTGCAATGGCAGCGCTGGAGCTGACAAACAGAATGGTTCAGACTATACAG gcagctgcagaaacTGCATATGACATGGTATCACCAGGGCCTACCtttattgaaacaaaaaagataaaacgATTCCCTCGCCATCGTTTGGCTCATCAGCCAGTAGACTTACGGGAAGGTGTTGCCAAAGCATACAGTGTAGTAAAAGAG GGAATTACAGACACAGCTCAAACCATCTATGAGACTGCTGCTCGTGAGCATGAAAACAGAGGAGTAACTGGAGCAGTAGGAGGAGTCCTCCGCCAAATTCCACCAACTGTGGTAAAACCCTTCATTGTTGCAACAGAGGCAACCTCAAATGTTTTAGGTGGAATGAGAAACCAGATCAGGCCAGATGTGCGTCAAGAAGAGTCTCAGAAATGGCGCCTTGGGGAAgactga